TCTTCTCCAGATTCTGCTTTGTATGTGGCTGTATTTCCTGTAGAGTTTTTGGATTCAAGGAAAACAATATCATTCTTCTTCAAAGTTTCACCTTCAAGCTCGTTCCATTTCATCAATCTGCTTTCGCTGACTTTGAATTTGTTGGCAATGAACTTTACGTCAGTATCTTCAGGGATTACAATATATTTAAGACCGTCATTAGGATGACTTTTAATAAGAATTGAGTTAAGAATTTCAGCTTTCGTTTTGATTCTCTCTACTCTTTTCTGCTGCTGTGCGTAAGAAGTCTGTTTGTAAGGAACTTCTACGGTAACCGGCTCTTTGGCTTTTCTTCCTGCTTTTGCAGGTTCCAGCTGTGCCATGAAAGTTCTGTCGTCTTTCAGGTCCGGATACATTTTAAGAACGGCATACAATACTTCGTTAGAACTGGTATTGTCGTACTCATATAATTTATATTTTTCAATTTTAGTGATCAGGATGGCAGCATAGCGGGGATTGGTTGCATAACCTGCCTTTTTTAAGCCATATGCCCACGCTCTGTAGTCTTTCATATCCAGTTTGAAAAGATTTGCGTAATATTTTCTGGTAGATAAGAATATGGAATGGTCTTCATAAGACTGCCTTGGGTCTTCATATACACGGAAGCATTCATTGGGAGCGTCGTCAGTATGTTTCATCGTTTTACCGGCCCAGTCTTCTTTACATTTTATGCCGAAATGGTTTTTACCTTCCAACGCTAATCTGCTTTGCCCGCCTCCGGTTTCCAGAAGTCCCTGTGCTAGTGTAATAGAAGCTGGAATTTTATATTTTTCCATTTCTTCTACTGCATATTTAGCAAACTTCTGAATGTACTGATCTTCGGTTGCCCAGCTCTGGGCTGAAAATTTTGATAAAACTAAAAGGCTTATGGATAGAAAAAGTCTTTTCATGTTTTTCAATTTTACTTATATAATTAAATTTCTATTCTGTTTTTCTAAAAGCAGATTAGCGCCTTCAATTCCCTGTAGTCCTCCAGTATGAAAGCATAAAATCCTGCTGTTTTCAGGAAAAAAATCTTCTTCAATGAGTTCAAAAATCTTCTGCATCATTTTTCCTGTATATATCGGTTCTAAAGGAATACCATATTTCTCTTTGAAATCATTGATAAAACGGATATTCTCATCATTTATCCTGCCATAACCTCCGAATCCTGAATCTATTAGATTAAAATTCTCTTTCAAAGTTAATTCAGATATTTTATTTTCCAGTGAAGCATCATTAACTACTTTAAATCCTACAACTTTCTGATTGTCTTCACAGAATTTTGAAATTCCGGCAACGGTTCCTCCGGTTCCGACTGCCGTGCAAAGATAGTCAAAATCTTTTGTTTGCTCATTGAGCATCATTTTCACCCCTGCCACAGCATCTTCATTGGTACCTCCTTCAGGAACCACTAATGCCTCCGGAAACTCTTGCTGAAGGAATTCTGTGAGTTTTTCTTTATGACGATATTCTTCACGGCTGACAAATTTCAGGTTCATTCCGTTTCTTTTGGCAAAAAGTAAAGTAGGATTATCTCGCCACTTATGTTCCAGCTCTTCTCCTCTTATGATCCCCAGGGTAGGAATGCCTGCGAGATTTCCTACTGCAGAAAGGGCCGCAATATGGTTGGAAAATGCTCCGCCAAAAGTGATAATATAAGGTTTATCAGGATCTCCTGCCAGATAGTTATTAATATTATAAAAAAGTTTCCAGTATTTGTTCCCCGAAATTTGAGGG
This genomic window from Chryseobacterium sp. MEBOG06 contains:
- a CDS encoding glucosaminidase domain-containing protein, which translates into the protein MKRLFLSISLLVLSKFSAQSWATEDQYIQKFAKYAVEEMEKYKIPASITLAQGLLETGGGQSRLALEGKNHFGIKCKEDWAGKTMKHTDDAPNECFRVYEDPRQSYEDHSIFLSTRKYYANLFKLDMKDYRAWAYGLKKAGYATNPRYAAILITKIEKYKLYEYDNTSSNEVLYAVLKMYPDLKDDRTFMAQLEPAKAGRKAKEPVTVEVPYKQTSYAQQQKRVERIKTKAEILNSILIKSHPNDGLKYIVIPEDTDVKFIANKFKVSESRLMKWNELEGETLKKNDIVFLESKNSTGNTATYKAESGEDMHDIAQKFGIKLNKLYAKNRMDEGQQPSAGQLIYLIDKKPRN
- a CDS encoding 1-aminocyclopropane-1-carboxylate deaminase/D-cysteine desulfhydrase encodes the protein MLLKLPTEPIPIQEIPIHKNIKLFIKREDLVHPQISGNKYWKLFYNINNYLAGDPDKPYIITFGGAFSNHIAALSAVGNLAGIPTLGIIRGEELEHKWRDNPTLLFAKRNGMNLKFVSREEYRHKEKLTEFLQQEFPEALVVPEGGTNEDAVAGVKMMLNEQTKDFDYLCTAVGTGGTVAGISKFCEDNQKVVGFKVVNDASLENKISELTLKENFNLIDSGFGGYGRINDENIRFINDFKEKYGIPLEPIYTGKMMQKIFELIEEDFFPENSRILCFHTGGLQGIEGANLLLEKQNRNLII